A genomic segment from Actinoplanes sichuanensis encodes:
- a CDS encoding SpoIIE family protein phosphatase, with product MSDRVSAAADTVTTPTRVASAVRVPLWLVLVMVVTAYGAGASLAFLGFGAPAIVVLFLPAGVTLSALVLNPRRRWPWILAAVAATEIIVDVSHGMSLRWSAGFALANTAEPLVGALLLRRYRPAEVDLRRRRDLVVFLGCCVAAGPLVGAAIGGTLLSASLAVPWPQSFVSFWAGDATGVLTVAGAVLAWRYSPDTGSGTVRWTVSIGAAATATVIGFWPHDVPLFYLPIPVLFALAFSQSLVVTLTAGIAMMVAANLMTSTGHGPWAALDTSAQMITMSLQLFLATTILGAWALVVGVTERDRARRDTSVERAARLRLHALQVLTTDLATAVTSEEIAEAVVRQGIGLIADHGSVALLAPDSADIMLWTSPDRPDDLTFHYQRLPTDTATPHHDVIRTGRRLLHQTQADAMADYPHLVDVYQALDVHSSMCVPIPGDDTGPLGSLAFSFHRDHAADADVLAFAEALASLTGQALDRARVYEREHDATQRLQQALLPDLGSRRDGIQIHADYRPADVAHQVGGDWYDAFAVPQGRIGFAVGDVVGHQLAAAAAMARLQSALRILAQTAPDPARVLDDLSRASALIPDATTATVGYADYDPTTRVLRYACAGHLPPLLVTRDGATYLWDGRSLPLGVGKPTRRHGRVVVPDDAVLVWFTDGLVERVGEHLGENMQRLADAAGSLPDPDAARLCRHILSRMVGDRPLADDTVILCVQFTGAPSGG from the coding sequence ATGTCCGATCGCGTGAGCGCGGCAGCCGATACCGTCACCACGCCGACGCGCGTCGCGTCGGCGGTTCGTGTGCCGTTGTGGCTGGTGCTGGTCATGGTGGTCACGGCCTACGGCGCCGGCGCCTCACTCGCGTTCCTGGGTTTCGGTGCCCCGGCGATCGTGGTGCTGTTCCTGCCGGCCGGTGTCACCCTGTCGGCGCTGGTGCTCAACCCCCGCCGCCGATGGCCCTGGATCCTGGCCGCGGTGGCCGCCACGGAGATCATCGTGGACGTCTCGCACGGCATGTCCCTGCGCTGGTCGGCGGGTTTCGCTCTCGCGAACACGGCTGAGCCGCTGGTCGGGGCGTTGCTGCTGCGCAGGTATCGACCGGCCGAGGTCGACCTGCGGCGCCGCCGAGACCTGGTCGTGTTCCTCGGCTGCTGTGTCGCCGCGGGACCGCTCGTCGGCGCCGCGATCGGCGGCACTCTGCTGTCCGCGAGTCTCGCCGTGCCGTGGCCGCAGTCGTTCGTGTCCTTCTGGGCGGGCGACGCGACCGGCGTGCTGACCGTGGCCGGCGCCGTTCTGGCCTGGCGATACAGCCCGGACACCGGTTCCGGGACCGTTCGGTGGACCGTGAGCATCGGGGCAGCGGCGACGGCGACCGTGATCGGCTTCTGGCCGCACGACGTGCCGTTGTTCTACCTGCCCATCCCGGTGCTGTTCGCGCTGGCGTTCAGCCAGTCGCTGGTGGTGACCCTCACGGCGGGCATCGCGATGATGGTGGCGGCGAACCTGATGACCAGCACGGGCCACGGTCCATGGGCCGCGCTGGACACCTCCGCGCAGATGATCACCATGTCGCTGCAACTGTTCCTGGCGACCACGATCCTCGGCGCCTGGGCTCTGGTCGTCGGGGTGACCGAACGCGACCGGGCCCGCCGGGACACCTCGGTCGAACGTGCCGCCCGGCTACGGCTGCACGCTCTCCAGGTGCTCACCACGGACCTGGCCACAGCGGTCACCTCGGAGGAGATCGCCGAAGCCGTCGTGCGCCAGGGCATCGGACTGATCGCCGACCACGGCAGTGTCGCCCTGCTCGCGCCGGACAGCGCCGACATCATGCTGTGGACCTCCCCGGACCGGCCCGACGACCTGACCTTCCACTACCAGCGACTGCCCACCGACACGGCCACGCCCCATCACGACGTGATCCGTACCGGCCGGCGCCTGCTACATCAGACGCAGGCCGACGCGATGGCCGACTATCCACATCTCGTCGACGTCTATCAGGCCCTCGACGTGCACAGCAGCATGTGCGTACCGATCCCCGGCGACGACACCGGCCCGCTGGGTTCGCTGGCGTTCAGCTTCCATCGCGACCACGCCGCAGACGCCGACGTCCTGGCCTTCGCCGAGGCGCTCGCGAGCCTGACGGGCCAGGCTCTGGACCGCGCCCGGGTCTACGAGCGTGAGCACGACGCCACGCAGCGACTCCAGCAGGCGTTGCTTCCGGACCTCGGCAGCCGACGCGACGGCATTCAGATCCACGCCGACTACCGGCCCGCCGACGTGGCCCACCAGGTCGGCGGGGACTGGTACGACGCGTTCGCCGTACCGCAGGGGCGGATCGGCTTCGCGGTCGGTGACGTCGTCGGACATCAGCTGGCCGCCGCGGCGGCGATGGCACGCCTGCAGTCGGCGTTGCGGATCCTGGCACAGACCGCGCCGGACCCGGCCCGGGTCCTCGACGACCTCAGCCGGGCCAGCGCCCTCATCCCCGACGCGACAACGGCCACCGTCGGTTATGCCGACTACGACCCGACCACCCGCGTGCTCCGATATGCCTGCGCCGGGCACCTGCCGCCCCTGCTGGTGACCCGGGACGGCGCCACCTATCTGTGGGACGGCCGATCACTGCCGCTGGGAGTCGGAAAACCCACGCGTCGCCACGGCCGGGTGGTCGTCCCGGACGACGCCGTGCTGGTCTGGTTCACCGACGGTCTCGTCGAACGCGTGGGCGAGCATCTCGGCGAGAACATGCAGCGGCTCGCCGACGCCGCCGGCAGCCTGCCCGACCCGGACGCGGCGAGGCTGTGCCGGCACATCCTCAGCCGCATGGTCGGTGACCGGCCGCTGGCCGACGACACCGTCATCCTGTGCGTCCAGTTCACCGGCGCGCCGTCGGGTGGTTGA
- a CDS encoding STAS domain-containing protein → MSVFEARTTREADTLVVALAGECDLRSRDEMTSALLDAVRSSRTVTVDLSDVGFLDSSGLHALVTAHQEALELSGVLYVVNATGTVATVLEITGILELLQNPAQSLDQVTGD, encoded by the coding sequence ATGTCCGTCTTCGAGGCACGCACCACCCGGGAAGCCGACACACTCGTGGTCGCGCTCGCCGGCGAGTGCGACCTGCGCAGCCGCGACGAGATGACGTCGGCGCTGCTGGACGCGGTCCGCTCCAGCCGAACGGTCACCGTCGATCTGAGCGACGTAGGGTTCCTGGACTCCAGCGGCCTACATGCGCTCGTGACCGCCCACCAGGAGGCGCTCGAACTCTCAGGCGTCCTGTACGTCGTCAACGCCACGGGGACCGTCGCGACCGTCCTGGAGATCACCGGCATCCTCGAGTTGCTGCAGAACCCTGCGCAGTCTCTCGACCAGGTGACCGGTGACTGA
- a CDS encoding ATP-binding protein, translating into MTDPHPPSTPAVMPYHDADDLPTARAFARRHAEDLGLAADQVMSLVIAVSELVTNTLQHTSGGGQVRIWADNGQVTCEVIDGGPVRAVGRAMPRPDADRGRGLAIVERLCGPVEVFAATEGTTVRLRFMTEPRRGSPPGGEAG; encoded by the coding sequence GTGACTGACCCGCACCCGCCCTCGACACCGGCCGTGATGCCCTACCACGACGCCGACGACCTCCCGACGGCCCGCGCGTTCGCCCGACGCCATGCCGAGGATCTGGGACTGGCCGCCGACCAGGTCATGTCGCTGGTCATCGCTGTCAGTGAGCTGGTCACCAACACCTTGCAGCACACATCCGGCGGTGGCCAGGTCCGGATCTGGGCTGACAACGGCCAGGTCACGTGCGAGGTCATCGACGGAGGACCAGTGCGCGCCGTCGGCCGGGCGATGCCGAGGCCCGACGCCGACCGGGGCCGAGGCCTGGCCATCGTCGAACGGCTGTGCGGCCCGGTCGAAGTCTTCGCCGCCACGGAGGGCACGACTGTCCGGCTGCGGTTCATGACCGAACCGCGCCGCGGTAGTCCACCGGGCGGGGAAGCCGGATGA
- a CDS encoding response regulator, producing MISEQALEFLRRAGGYSDAVRPDLILLDLNMPRMGGLQTLAEIKTDEALEAIPVVVLTTSDAQRDIFSSYQHHASAFVTKPMDLDAFETAVHRINAFYGETARLPRV from the coding sequence GTGATTTCTGAGCAGGCCCTCGAGTTCCTGCGCCGAGCCGGCGGCTACTCCGATGCGGTACGGCCCGATCTGATCCTGCTGGACCTGAACATGCCGCGGATGGGCGGCCTGCAGACCCTGGCCGAGATCAAGACCGACGAGGCGCTCGAAGCGATCCCGGTCGTGGTGCTGACCACCTCGGATGCGCAGCGCGACATCTTCTCCAGCTATCAGCATCACGCCAGCGCGTTCGTGACCAAGCCGATGGACCTCGACGCGTTCGAGACCGCGGTGCATCGGATCAACGCGTTCTACGGCGAGACGGCACGGCTGCCGCGTGTCTGA
- a CDS encoding GAF domain-containing SpoIIE family protein phosphatase: MSDRLDDPDRLTSLVRTGLGAAADPMFDRFASIVQRTLGVPVALVSLVDDARQVFPGAYGLAEPWQQQRQTPLSHSFCRHVVTSGEPLVITDARVDPRVAGNLAITDLGVVGYAGMPLTDGNGRTLGSLCAIDASPRQWTAAELALLADLAAACSESLRLRIASRAALSREEIARGEQKAANLAFSRSQLLLRASVALADANTLADVIGTVRTLVTGTLDPDYVGVSLLDTDRQVNLQSGGSLPDRVADRWRRYPQTARTPSALAAHTGRPILLPDPAAVAEQVPDAAATFTEMGWQSGASVPLPGPRGPIGALTFVWKERYPLDAAEQAVLAALAGYVGQALQRADYLFSREQVATLLQQAMLSDLPDATPFELAARYSPAARGEHVGGDWYDAVRFEDGHLALVVGDVTGHDMLAAARMGQLRSMLRAFIVDRLEPPSALLRRLDAAMQVLGDPTPTTALLAYVQPDETGYRLQWANAGHPSPVLLEADGTVSPLVGRDMLLGVRRRLPRTNYSRTLPPGSTVLFYTDGLIETRTDTLDDRKRQLHGVLTGLAGAPLPDLLDEVLSRLVGDSHEDDVAMLALRNPA, translated from the coding sequence GTGTCTGACCGGCTCGACGACCCGGATCGTCTGACGTCACTGGTCCGCACCGGTCTCGGGGCGGCAGCCGACCCGATGTTCGACCGGTTCGCGTCGATCGTGCAACGAACTCTCGGTGTTCCGGTGGCGTTGGTGTCGCTGGTCGACGACGCCCGGCAGGTGTTCCCGGGTGCATACGGGCTGGCCGAACCGTGGCAGCAGCAACGGCAGACCCCGCTGTCGCACTCCTTCTGCCGGCACGTCGTCACCAGCGGTGAACCTCTGGTCATCACCGACGCCCGCGTCGACCCGCGTGTCGCGGGCAACCTGGCCATCACCGACCTCGGCGTCGTCGGTTACGCGGGTATGCCGTTGACCGACGGCAACGGCCGGACCCTGGGTTCGCTGTGCGCGATCGACGCTTCGCCCCGACAGTGGACCGCCGCTGAACTCGCTCTGCTCGCCGACCTGGCCGCAGCCTGTTCGGAGAGCCTGCGGCTGCGGATCGCGTCTCGGGCCGCCCTCAGCCGCGAGGAAATCGCCCGCGGAGAGCAAAAGGCCGCGAACCTCGCTTTCTCCCGAAGTCAGCTGCTGTTGCGTGCCAGCGTGGCGCTGGCCGACGCCAACACGCTCGCCGATGTCATCGGGACGGTCCGGACCCTGGTCACCGGCACCCTGGATCCCGACTATGTCGGGGTGTCTCTGCTCGACACCGACCGTCAGGTCAACCTGCAGTCCGGCGGTTCGTTGCCGGACCGGGTCGCCGATCGCTGGCGTCGCTACCCGCAGACCGCCCGCACCCCGTCGGCCCTTGCCGCGCACACTGGACGTCCGATCCTGCTGCCTGATCCGGCCGCCGTCGCGGAGCAGGTCCCGGACGCCGCCGCCACGTTCACCGAGATGGGCTGGCAGTCCGGCGCCAGTGTGCCGCTTCCCGGCCCGCGGGGGCCGATCGGTGCGCTGACCTTCGTCTGGAAGGAGCGCTATCCGCTGGACGCCGCCGAGCAGGCGGTCCTGGCTGCTCTCGCCGGTTACGTCGGCCAGGCCCTGCAACGTGCCGACTATCTGTTCTCCCGTGAGCAGGTCGCGACGTTGTTGCAGCAGGCCATGCTCAGCGACCTGCCGGACGCCACGCCGTTCGAACTGGCCGCCCGCTATTCACCGGCCGCCCGGGGTGAGCACGTCGGCGGCGACTGGTACGACGCCGTCCGGTTCGAGGACGGCCACCTGGCGCTGGTGGTCGGCGACGTCACCGGGCACGACATGCTCGCCGCCGCGCGGATGGGGCAACTGCGCAGCATGCTGCGGGCCTTCATCGTCGACCGACTCGAGCCGCCGTCGGCGTTGCTGCGTCGGCTCGACGCCGCGATGCAGGTTCTCGGCGATCCGACTCCGACCACGGCGTTGCTGGCCTACGTGCAGCCCGACGAGACCGGCTACCGGCTGCAGTGGGCCAACGCCGGGCATCCGTCGCCGGTCCTATTGGAAGCCGACGGTACGGTCAGTCCCCTGGTCGGACGCGACATGCTCCTCGGCGTGCGCCGGCGGCTGCCCCGCACCAACTACTCCCGCACGCTGCCGCCCGGATCCACCGTGCTGTTCTACACCGACGGCCTGATCGAGACCCGTACCGACACCCTCGATGATCGTAAACGGCAACTGCACGGGGTCCTGACCGGCCTGGCCGGCGCCCCTCTGCCCGATCTGCTCGACGAGGTCCTGAGCCGGCTGGTCGGCGACAGCCACGAGGACGACGTGGCGATGCTGGCCCTCCGCAACCCGGCCTGA
- a CDS encoding peptidase inhibitor family I36 protein: MTAALLGAALGAASLVATAAPAQAAWSQCPQYYSCYWSQVGGTGSFWQAPSCGRHTVPFTVVSLWNRGNGTIYFEGSGYSYAVGYRGSNGALAYRGINIAC; encoded by the coding sequence ATGACGGCCGCATTGCTCGGTGCAGCCCTGGGCGCGGCATCGCTGGTCGCGACCGCCGCTCCCGCACAGGCGGCCTGGTCGCAGTGTCCGCAGTACTACTCGTGCTACTGGAGCCAGGTGGGCGGCACGGGCTCGTTCTGGCAGGCGCCCTCGTGCGGCCGGCACACCGTGCCGTTCACCGTGGTGTCGCTGTGGAACCGCGGCAACGGAACGATCTACTTCGAGGGGAGCGGCTATTCGTACGCGGTCGGCTACCGGGGCAGCAACGGCGCTCTGGCATATCGGGGAATCAACATCGCCTGCTGA
- a CDS encoding peptidase inhibitor family I36 protein: protein MHKARALLGAAAASLLTTAFLVPASPALAGPNCASGYHCGWDIGFDTGKISFFNGDRDFRDNRFHTGVIVDNNIKTVSNSSSSNYVSHWYTEVNWEGYAFCVNPGSWVGSLPDDGIPGNGVGFANEASSVRLEAGGPYDWCY, encoded by the coding sequence ATGCACAAGGCCAGAGCACTGCTCGGAGCCGCCGCCGCTTCCTTATTGACAACGGCCTTCCTCGTACCGGCGTCACCGGCCCTCGCCGGGCCCAATTGCGCCAGCGGCTATCACTGCGGCTGGGACATCGGATTCGACACCGGCAAGATCAGTTTCTTCAACGGCGATCGGGACTTCCGCGATAACAGGTTCCACACCGGCGTGATCGTCGACAACAACATCAAGACCGTCAGCAACTCGTCGAGTTCTAACTATGTGAGTCACTGGTACACCGAGGTGAACTGGGAAGGGTATGCCTTCTGCGTGAACCCGGGCAGTTGGGTGGGCAGTCTGCCCGACGATGGAATACCCGGCAACGGCGTGGGTTTCGCCAACGAGGCCAGTTCCGTGCGGCTGGAGGCCGGCGGCCCGTACGACTGGTGCTACTGA
- a CDS encoding helix-turn-helix domain-containing protein, whose amino-acid sequence MTEDALQVAAGTPGNQRFGALLKALRERSGLTPQALADQAKVHVSFVRGIERGAQAPSMASARPLLACLTEQDRIRWVEDGPHDLLIRDPDTDRDVAFEFTAKVKGQNRRPEPVAVAKGLVIPAAALLGLAAAFPWKNSKVDTALTVLGEAAEQFGKHQIQLPSPADEARFGRVVRLLAAADDELLGRVESLLLKELDPDS is encoded by the coding sequence GTGACTGAAGACGCGCTGCAGGTGGCTGCGGGCACCCCCGGGAATCAGCGGTTCGGTGCACTCCTGAAAGCCCTGCGTGAGCGCAGCGGCCTCACCCCGCAGGCGCTCGCCGACCAGGCGAAAGTGCACGTGTCGTTCGTCCGCGGGATCGAGCGTGGCGCCCAGGCCCCGTCGATGGCGTCGGCGCGGCCGCTCCTCGCCTGCCTGACCGAGCAGGACCGGATCCGGTGGGTGGAGGACGGCCCACACGACCTGCTGATCCGCGATCCCGACACCGATCGTGACGTCGCCTTCGAGTTCACGGCCAAAGTGAAGGGCCAGAATCGGCGCCCGGAACCGGTCGCCGTCGCCAAAGGGCTCGTCATCCCGGCGGCCGCACTTCTGGGTCTCGCCGCGGCGTTCCCGTGGAAGAACTCGAAAGTCGACACCGCCCTGACGGTGCTGGGCGAAGCGGCCGAGCAGTTCGGAAAACACCAGATCCAGTTGCCCTCCCCCGCCGATGAGGCCAGGTTCGGCAGGGTGGTCCGCCTTCTCGCCGCAGCCGACGACGAACTGCTGGGCCGCGTCGAGAGCCTGCTCCTCAAGGAACTCGACCCAGATTCATGA
- a CDS encoding GNAT family N-acetyltransferase: MSDAILDDPGFPAARERFWTAALTDVRYRENRTAVAERDGELIGVAMSGPPLDAAAMWARHLYVLYVVSAAHGTGAGQALLDAVIDAGESAALWVADPNPRAQAFYRKHGFIADGTVQVEDGVREIRMVRWVQSPSPMP; encoded by the coding sequence ATACTCGATGATCCGGGTTTCCCGGCGGCACGGGAGCGGTTCTGGACCGCGGCTCTGACCGACGTGCGATATCGCGAGAACCGCACGGCTGTGGCCGAGCGGGACGGTGAGTTGATCGGCGTTGCGATGTCAGGTCCACCGTTGGACGCTGCGGCGATGTGGGCCCGGCATCTGTATGTGCTCTATGTGGTTTCAGCTGCGCACGGTACGGGTGCCGGCCAGGCGTTGCTGGACGCTGTGATCGACGCCGGAGAGTCGGCGGCGCTGTGGGTCGCCGACCCCAACCCGCGCGCGCAAGCGTTCTACCGTAAGCACGGTTTCATCGCCGACGGGACGGTCCAGGTCGAGGACGGGGTACGGGAGATCCGCATGGTCCGCTGGGTGCAGTCGCCGTCCCCGATGCCGTGA